The following coding sequences are from one Aliarcobacter skirrowii CCUG 10374 window:
- a CDS encoding NAD-dependent epimerase/dehydratase family protein, with protein MSSVLITGGAGFIGTALAKKLKILNHDVTIIDLEKKFTSLHDGFAKYSLDIRSYENFKKIEHLEFDYIFHLAAQTASAISQEEPELDVDTNVKGTLNICNYARKCKAKKIIFTSSMATYGNKEGKIKESDIQTPLSNYGVSKVAGEYYINMFKYFGIESTIFRLFNVYGPGQDMSNLRQGMASIFMAQSIISEEIKVTGSFERYRDFVYIDDVVDALILGLDSITDGQVYNVGSEEATTVKELIDLIIEVNDKSKSQFKITNIGSHEGDQFGSKANATKLKSLGWTPKTDLKDGLEKMYIYAKEVLI; from the coding sequence ATGTCTAGTGTACTTATAACTGGTGGTGCAGGATTTATAGGAACTGCACTTGCTAAAAAATTAAAAATTTTAAATCATGATGTAACAATTATAGATTTAGAAAAAAAGTTTACATCTTTACATGATGGTTTTGCTAAATATAGTTTAGATATTAGAAGTTATGAAAACTTTAAAAAAATTGAGCATTTAGAATTTGACTATATATTTCATTTAGCTGCTCAAACTGCAAGTGCAATCTCTCAAGAAGAGCCAGAACTAGATGTTGATACAAATGTAAAAGGTACACTAAATATTTGTAACTATGCAAGAAAATGCAAAGCAAAAAAGATTATTTTCACATCATCTATGGCAACTTATGGAAATAAAGAAGGAAAGATCAAAGAGAGTGATATTCAAACACCTTTGTCAAACTATGGAGTATCAAAAGTGGCAGGTGAGTACTATATCAATATGTTTAAGTACTTTGGTATAGAAAGTACTATTTTTAGACTATTTAATGTCTATGGTCCAGGACAAGATATGTCAAACCTAAGACAAGGTATGGCAAGTATATTTATGGCTCAATCGATTATTTCAGAGGAGATAAAAGTTACTGGTTCTTTTGAAAGATATAGAGATTTTGTCTATATAGATGATGTAGTTGATGCTTTAATACTTGGACTTGATAGTATTACAGATGGTCAAGTTTATAATGTGGGTTCAGAAGAAGCAACTACTGTAAAAGAATTAATTGATTTGATAATAGAAGTCAATGATAAATCAAAAAGTCAATTTAAGATCACAAATATAGGCTCTCATGAAGGGGATCAGTTTGGCTCAAAAGCAAATGCAACAAAACTAAAAAGTTTGGGTTGGACACCAAAGACTGATTTGAAAGATGGATTAGAAAAAATGTACATATATGCAAAGGAAGTTTTGATATGA
- a CDS encoding AAA family ATPase, whose product MQIKLKNIGMLEKAELNLNSLTLIAGENDNGKSTIGKVIFCIIKAINKYKDELQESKEHKLKERLDNLFFFVRNILAHNTVLKNTEDIYFLILDEYTLEEKLLKLEELILTVRDKSDLKDIEKIEKVLKEIYIIKDEPEDEKKYIESALNKAFFSEFDSSILFNGKEDGQITLLENSLELINIRISKDNKLSLIKDVEPIQLKDATFIETPLILNNHDLLIRSQSGLSLNKRSIERLGIPYTTLHTKDLFDKLKKISFSIFLNDEFEDTILKEIQKIIDGNIVYDNKQRDFIYSKNEKAISIKNTASGIKSFGILQLLLENDILNQNSILIIDEPENHLHPKWQLKYAKVLVTLAKNGVKILIASHSPYMIEAIKRYSDSENLEENTNFYLAENSIIEPRNRLEDIFKTLEEPFEIFRQMDMEILLDE is encoded by the coding sequence ATGCAAATAAAACTTAAAAATATAGGAATGTTGGAAAAAGCAGAGCTTAATCTAAACTCTTTGACTCTTATTGCTGGTGAAAATGACAATGGGAAAAGCACTATTGGTAAAGTTATATTTTGTATCATAAAAGCTATAAATAAATACAAAGATGAGTTACAAGAATCAAAAGAGCATAAATTAAAAGAGAGATTAGACAATCTTTTTTTCTTTGTTAGAAATATTTTAGCACATAATACAGTTTTAAAAAATACAGAAGATATATATTTTTTAATTTTAGATGAATATACACTAGAAGAGAAACTTTTAAAGCTAGAAGAGTTAATATTAACAGTTAGAGATAAATCTGATTTAAAAGATATTGAAAAAATAGAAAAAGTTTTAAAAGAAATATATATTATAAAAGATGAGCCAGAAGATGAGAAAAAATATATTGAAAGTGCATTAAATAAAGCTTTTTTTTCTGAATTTGATTCAAGTATTCTTTTTAATGGTAAAGAAGATGGGCAAATAACTCTTTTGGAAAATAGTTTAGAGTTAATTAATATAAGAATAAGCAAAGACAATAAATTATCTCTTATAAAAGATGTTGAACCAATACAGCTAAAAGATGCAACATTTATAGAAACTCCACTTATACTAAACAACCATGATTTACTTATAAGAAGCCAATCAGGACTTAGTTTAAATAAAAGAAGTATAGAAAGATTAGGTATTCCATATACTACTTTACATACAAAAGATTTGTTTGACAAGCTTAAAAAAATATCTTTTTCTATATTTTTAAATGATGAATTTGAAGATACTATCTTAAAAGAGATTCAAAAGATTATAGATGGAAATATAGTTTATGATAATAAACAAAGAGATTTTATTTATAGTAAAAATGAGAAAGCTATCTCTATAAAAAATACAGCAAGTGGTATAAAATCTTTTGGTATATTACAGCTTCTTTTAGAAAATGATATATTAAATCAAAATTCTATTTTGATAATAGATGAACCAGAAAATCATCTGCACCCAAAATGGCAACTAAAATATGCAAAAGTTCTTGTAACATTGGCAAAAAATGGAGTAAAAATTTTAATAGCTTCACATAGTCCATATATGATAGAAGCTATAAAAAGATATAGTGATTCAGAAAATTTAGAAGAGAATACAAATTTTTATTTAGCAGAAAATAGCATAATAGAACCAAGAAACAGACTAGAAGATATTTTTAAAACTCTTGAAGAACCTTTTGAGATTTTTAGGCAGATGGATATGGAAATATTGTTAGATGAGTAA
- a CDS encoding cytidylyltransferase domain-containing protein has translation MNIVALLTGRGNNTLSDKNILPVLGKPLISYPANAAKNVKSINHFYVSSDDDKILDIAYDLGYKKIKRPDELASPTAKHMDAILHAVEYMKEKDNLEPDILIVFLANSATVKSKWIEKGINQILNDESITSVVPVYQEQDHHPYRAKKLNENGSLDTFFDFSDMEVSTNRQELEPCYFLCHNFWILNMKNSLYSKNGQKPWIFLGNNTKPIFVDRCFDVHTIEDLKECENWIEKNL, from the coding sequence ATGAATATAGTAGCACTTTTAACAGGAAGAGGGAATAACACTCTTTCTGATAAAAATATCTTACCTGTTTTAGGTAAGCCTTTGATTAGTTATCCTGCAAATGCTGCAAAAAATGTAAAATCTATAAATCATTTTTATGTAAGTAGTGATGATGATAAAATATTGGATATAGCATACGATTTGGGGTATAAAAAAATAAAAAGACCAGATGAGCTTGCAAGTCCAACTGCAAAACATATGGATGCCATACTTCACGCAGTTGAATATATGAAAGAAAAAGACAACTTAGAACCAGATATTTTGATAGTGTTTTTAGCAAATTCTGCAACAGTTAAAAGTAAGTGGATAGAAAAAGGTATAAATCAAATACTAAATGATGAATCTATAACTTCAGTAGTCCCTGTATATCAAGAACAAGATCATCACCCATATAGGGCAAAAAAACTTAATGAAAATGGTAGTTTAGATACATTTTTTGATTTTTCAGATATGGAAGTATCTACAAATAGACAAGAGTTAGAGCCTTGCTATTTTTTATGTCACAATTTTTGGATTTTAAATATGAAAAACTCTCTCTATAGTAAAAATGGTCAAAAACCTTGGATCTTTTTAGGTAATAATACTAAACCAATTTTTGTGGATAGATGTTTTGATGTGCATACAATTGAAGATTTAAAAGAGTGCGAAAATTGGATAGAAAAGAATTTATGA